In Pan paniscus chromosome 13, NHGRI_mPanPan1-v2.0_pri, whole genome shotgun sequence, one DNA window encodes the following:
- the LOC100967837 gene encoding LOW QUALITY PROTEIN: dnaJ homolog subfamily B member 1-like (The sequence of the model RefSeq protein was modified relative to this genomic sequence to represent the inferred CDS: inserted 1 base in 1 codon) yields the protein MGIQSPGPGGGGAGGWRQQVSGLQAGAVGKDYYQTLGLARGASDEEIKRAYRRQVLRYHPDKNKEPGAEEKFKEIAEAYEVLRDPRKREIFDRYREEALKGSGPSGGSGGGANATSFSYTFHGDPLAMFAEFFGGKNPFDTFFGQRNGEEVMDIADPFSGFPMGMGGFTNMNFGRSRPAQEPTRKKQDPPVTHDLRVSLEEIYSGCTKKMKISHKRLNPDGKSIRNEDKILTIEVKKGWKEGTKITFPKEGDQTSNNIPADIVFVLKDKPHNIFKRDGSDVIYPSRISLPEALCGXTVNVPTLDGRTIPIVFKDAIRPGMRRKVRGEGLPLPKTPEKRGDLIIELEVIFPKRIPQTSRTVLEQILPSYLSYLSSPRTDQGPIQSSRISGSFYQLWTMRGWEGPGRAFVLLNVFQSIYYNLSKSYTRLRWFWSNRASGSGNSRKRHSSLPHWVRSPPRMGPHPPPAVPIQGQEADQQLDLIPLSPFASGW from the exons ATGGGTATACAGAGTCCGGGACCGGGCGGTGGCGGAGCCGGGGGATGGCGACAGCAGGTGAGTGGGCTGCAGGCGGGGGCCGTGGGCAAAGACTACTACCAGACGCTGGGCCTGGCCCGCGGCGCGTCAGACGAGGAGATCAAGCGGGCCTACCGCCGCCAGGTGCTGCGCTACCACCCAGACAAGAACAAGGAGCCCGGCGCCGAGGAGAAGTTCAAGGAGATCGCCGAGGCCTATGAGGTGCTCAGAGACCCGCGCAAGCGCGAGATCTTCGACCGCTACCGGGAGGAAGCCCTAAAGGGCAGCGGCCCCAGTGGCGGTAGCGGCGGTGGTGCCAATGCTACCTCTTTCAGCTACACATTCCATGGAGACCCTCTTGCCATGTTTGCTGAGTTCTTCGGTGGCAAAAATCCCTTTGACACCTTTTTTGGGCAGCGGAACGGGGAGGAAGTCATGGACATTGCTGACCCATTCTCTGGCTTCCCTATGGGAATGGGTGGCTTCACCAACATGAACTTTGGCCGCTCCCGCCCTGCCCAGGAGCCCACCCGAAAGAAGCAAGATCCCCCAGTCACCCACGACCTTCGAGTCTCCCTTGAAGAGATCTACAGCGGTTGTACCAAGAAGATGAAAATCTCCCACAAGCGGCTAAACCCCGACGGAAAGAGCATTCGAAACGAAGACAAAATCTTGACCATCGAAGTGAAGAAGGGGTGGAAAGAAGGGACCAAGATCACCTTCCCCAAAGAAGGAGACCAGACCTCCAACAACATTCCAGCTGATATCGTCTTTGTTTTAAAGGACAAGCCACACAATATCTTTAAGAGAGATGGTTCTGATGTCATTTATCCTTCCAGGATCAGCCTCCCGGAGGCTCTGTGTG ACACAGTGAACGTCCCCACTCTGGACGGCAGGACCATTCCCATCGTGTTCAAAGATGCCATCAGGCCTGGCATGCGACGAAAAGTTCGTGGAGAAGGCCTTCCCCTCCCCAAAACGCCAGAGAAACGTGGGGACCTCATTATTGAATTGGAAGTGATCTTCCCCAAAAGGATTCCCCAGACATCAAGAACCGTACTTGAGCAGATTCTTCCAAGCTACCTGAGCTACCTGAGCTCCCCAAGGACTGACCAGGGACCTATCCAGAGCTCAAGGATTTCTGGATCTTTCTACCAGTTGTGGACCATGAGAGGGTGGGAGGGCCCAGGGAGGGCTTTTGTACTGCTGAATGTTTTCCAGAGCATATATTACAATCTTTCAAAGTCATACACTAGACTTCGGTGGTTTTGGAGTAATAGGGCATCAGGTAGTGGGAACAGCAGGAAAAGGCATTCCAGTCTGCCCCACTGGGTCCGCAGCCCTCCCAGGATGGGCCCACATCCTCCTCCTGCAGTCCCCATCCAGGGTCAAGAGGCAGACCAGCAGCTGGACTTGATCCCTCTGAGTCCCTTTGCTTCTGGCTGGTAG